In Arthrobacter sp. SLBN-83, one DNA window encodes the following:
- a CDS encoding glycoside hydrolase family 3 C-terminal domain-containing protein, with the protein MSVPATDLPVVSGVQSDFIDEAVQSLDLTGKIRLLSGAKMFSLWGDASIGLDEIVMSDGPTGVRGEEVVGGRESCLLPNATLLAQTWNSGVLDEVGALLAEEAMDQQTHIVLGPTINLHRTPLGGRLFECFSEDPYLTGVLAAAYVRSLQSRGIGASPKHFLANESEIQRTTVDCVVDEQTLRELYLLPFEIVNHDAQPWTVMASYNGVNGVTATEHDELLNDILKKEWGFDGLVMSDWFATKTAAESANAGLDLVMPGPETVWSTSLEKAVRSGDVPEEAIDDHVRRLLILAARVGAFGTRRDWPADIARPDSGVRREQLRRIAAQGMAVLKNDNATLPLANETGTVAVIGRHATDTVAQGGGSARVRPPHIVSIADGLTSALGPGATIVDGVETRTRMVAAPASTVRDPENGTPGMRVRALDEQGNVIESRHFDVAELEVADDGWLANAVRIELSADVAMSSPARMRVGVIGPGQWTVTAPGHHETFAVTPHDGPGGGLHRPKSHVAVVPLEAGARITATTGPHFEMRIIGLVVTAAARPAAAAIREAVVAAASADTAIVVVGNTQEQETEGQDKKTLALPGDQDALVAAVAAVARRTVVIVNAATPVLMPWLDNVDAVLFAGLPGQEAGDAVAAALTGDIEPSGRLVTTFPARDGEGPAWGTMPTDGRLEYAEGPRVGYRGWHQSGTQPLFWFGHGLGYTSWDYTSAHITGQDGTGVKAVAVALTNTGQRSGRETVQVYRVPAGEDQPARLIGWAQVSLDPGQSATVQVECDLRTQRIWDVEEHIWLPLSGGSIVIARGLGDPRITVPLENGQES; encoded by the coding sequence GATGCTTCCATTGGCTTGGACGAGATTGTCATGTCTGATGGCCCGACCGGTGTGCGTGGTGAAGAAGTTGTCGGTGGTCGCGAGAGCTGCCTGCTGCCGAACGCCACACTGCTGGCGCAGACGTGGAACTCTGGCGTGCTCGACGAGGTCGGCGCACTTCTGGCAGAGGAAGCCATGGACCAGCAGACCCACATCGTCCTGGGCCCCACGATCAACCTCCACCGCACTCCCCTGGGTGGTCGCCTCTTCGAGTGCTTCAGTGAGGACCCGTACCTCACCGGTGTCCTCGCGGCCGCCTATGTCCGCTCCCTCCAGAGCCGGGGCATCGGAGCGTCCCCGAAACATTTCCTCGCCAACGAATCCGAAATACAGCGCACCACTGTTGACTGCGTCGTTGACGAACAGACCTTGCGGGAGCTTTACCTGCTGCCGTTCGAAATCGTGAATCACGACGCGCAGCCGTGGACCGTGATGGCCTCCTACAACGGCGTAAACGGCGTCACCGCCACGGAGCACGATGAGCTCCTCAATGACATTCTGAAAAAAGAGTGGGGCTTTGACGGGCTTGTCATGTCCGACTGGTTCGCCACAAAGACGGCCGCGGAAAGCGCGAACGCCGGCCTGGACCTGGTGATGCCCGGGCCCGAAACGGTCTGGAGCACATCCCTGGAGAAAGCCGTGCGTTCCGGCGACGTCCCCGAAGAAGCCATCGATGACCACGTTCGCCGGTTACTGATTCTTGCCGCCCGGGTCGGCGCCTTCGGCACACGGCGTGACTGGCCCGCTGACATTGCCCGGCCCGACAGCGGAGTCCGCCGCGAACAGCTGCGAAGGATCGCTGCCCAGGGCATGGCAGTGCTCAAGAATGACAACGCCACCCTTCCGCTCGCCAACGAAACGGGGACCGTGGCCGTGATCGGTCGCCACGCTACTGACACCGTCGCCCAGGGCGGCGGCTCCGCCCGGGTCCGCCCGCCGCACATTGTGAGCATCGCAGATGGCCTTACGTCCGCGCTCGGCCCGGGGGCCACGATCGTGGACGGGGTGGAAACCAGGACGCGAATGGTGGCCGCGCCTGCCTCGACTGTGCGCGATCCCGAAAACGGCACTCCCGGGATGCGGGTCCGCGCTCTCGACGAGCAGGGCAACGTCATTGAGTCCCGCCACTTTGACGTAGCCGAACTTGAAGTAGCTGACGATGGTTGGCTCGCAAATGCGGTCAGGATCGAGCTCTCGGCCGACGTCGCCATGTCGTCACCGGCCCGGATGCGCGTCGGCGTGATCGGACCCGGCCAATGGACCGTGACGGCGCCCGGCCACCACGAGACGTTCGCCGTAACCCCGCATGATGGTCCCGGCGGCGGCCTTCACCGGCCCAAGAGCCACGTCGCAGTGGTGCCCTTGGAAGCCGGCGCCAGGATTACCGCCACCACCGGGCCCCACTTCGAAATGAGAATCATCGGGCTCGTCGTCACAGCGGCCGCCCGCCCCGCCGCCGCCGCGATCCGTGAGGCCGTGGTGGCAGCGGCATCGGCTGACACTGCCATTGTCGTCGTCGGCAACACCCAGGAACAGGAAACCGAAGGCCAGGACAAGAAAACGCTGGCATTGCCCGGCGACCAGGACGCCCTCGTGGCCGCCGTCGCCGCCGTCGCACGGCGTACTGTCGTCATCGTGAACGCCGCCACACCGGTCCTCATGCCCTGGCTTGATAATGTCGACGCCGTGCTCTTCGCCGGGCTCCCCGGGCAGGAAGCAGGAGACGCAGTCGCTGCAGCGCTGACCGGTGACATCGAACCGTCGGGGCGACTCGTTACCACCTTCCCCGCCCGTGACGGCGAAGGGCCGGCCTGGGGGACCATGCCCACCGACGGGCGTCTCGAGTACGCGGAAGGGCCGCGAGTAGGCTACCGAGGATGGCACCAATCCGGGACACAGCCCTTGTTCTGGTTCGGCCACGGCCTCGGCTACACTTCCTGGGACTACACCTCAGCGCACATCACCGGGCAGGACGGGACGGGGGTTAAAGCCGTTGCCGTGGCCCTGACCAACACAGGTCAGCGTTCCGGCAGGGAAACCGTGCAGGTCTACCGCGTCCCCGCCGGCGAGGATCAGCCTGCACGTCTTATCGGATGGGCACAGGTTTCCCTCGATCCCGGGCAGAGCGCTACTGTTCAGGTTGAGTGTGATCTCCGAACCCAGCGGATCTGGGACGTGGAAGAACACATATGGCTGCCGCTCTCCGGCGGTTCAATCGTGATTGCGCGTGGCCTCGGCGATCCCCGCATCACGGTTCCGCTCGAAAACGGACAGGAGTCCTAA